The DNA region taattttattgattaaacttttttcttttcctgcctttatctatatttttaaaaaacattatCTTGAAAATAACAAATTATTGTGTTTAGATATTTATTTCTGGTGCAAATAGACACTTGTAAATATTAAATAACATCCAATTTCTGCCTCAATTTtccattaaaaagaaaatagacACACACATTATTGATTCTTCAATAAAAACAGGTGCTTCCGATCCACAAAAATTAAACATGAGATACGAGTGCGGCTAGAAACAACGTATAAATAGCCCCAAACACCAGTTTTGGTTATATATATAACAACTCTTCAGTAGCACACAGGAACATAGGTGAATTGGTAAAATTTAGGAAGACGTGAGTTGATTTTCCTTAACGTCGCATGATCGATTTTAGTGTGAATCAAATACCACACTGAAATATTGTGGAGACATGCTCTTAAAGTCAATGTTTGATGTCCTCTCCCTCAAGTTCCTGCTTACTCATACATATTTCTCGATTTACTTTCTTGTCTGAGTCAAAAGATCTCTGACTCATATAAGAAGGTGTACCACCTATGAACCTTTTAAAAGGAAATAACAACTCTTTAGTAAATATTAGTAGTACAGTATTATTGTTCAAAGATTTGATGGTTTGACAAGTATTTAAGCCAAAATTTTTGCTAAGTTTCTGAAACACTCTTTCTTTTTAATTCTCTACCACATTTCGTACACTAAGCCAAGTGAATCAGCATTAAGAGATTCCGCATGCTGGGACAGATCGAGCGCTTTCGGAAGTAGCAATGCTCTTGTTCTGTACCGTGGGAAGAAGGCAACTAGACTCTTTAAATTTGGGCCACTTGAATTTCTTCTTCTCTTCATTCTTCCACAGCTTTgcagcaatagatttaaagCCTCCCTTTATATAAGAAACAAATAGCAAGACAAGTTCTCTGCGGATAGCAACGCCAACTCATCAGTTAAAATATCTTTACTTCGATTGCATAACAAATTCGCCCTTTTGAAGAGATGGTGTCACTTACAGAGGTGAGCAAGGAGATCGACCTCCATTCACATAGTAGACGAATAAATATGAATCGTAATGCTCACCattgatataataaaaattgtaTAACCTCCGTAAGCACTGAAAGGACATTTTCTTGTACAGATGTATGGCTGGAATATTGTATGAGATCACATGAAGATAAACAGCACGACAAGTTGAAATACTAGAGGCGAACTTTACAACTTCATGCATCAGTGAACTGGCTGAAAATCCAGGATCAGAGAATACTCGGTTCAAGAACTGTATCTTCAACACACTGGATGAAAGTAATATCCAAAAAAGGAcatcaagaaagaaaagaagaaacttGCCTACTCCCATATTTCTATATGACTCTAAGACTCCCAGCGTTAAGATGTATACCAGTGTTTGGTCAGAGTTTGGCGAGTCAAAGCTGAGTAAATCCTCGACCTGGCAGGAATAATGTCCGTTTGATAAGAGAACGAAAAAACGTACAATAAACATTAGGAGTTTCATCATAGAGAGAGTGAATTCTTGAATGAAACACACACCCATAGACAGTAATGCTCACGAGTGAAGAGGAGGCCTTCACACGGTTAAGACCCAACTAATTCATGACCTGTATTTAAACCGGTGGTGAAACCATAGGTGAGCGGGTAAGTGCAGTTGCTCTCTCGttcttaaatttttctaaaaactcGTATATTTTATGTATCACGAACAAAAACTTATGATTTTGCTCCCATTaagtttttctcaaattttaagcCAACCCTCCCCCGCCCCCCGCCCCCGCCCCAACCAACTTACCCACATACAAGCACAAAATTTCTGATGCTGTCGCAGATGACTACTAAGTCCATCGAGACTCACCTCACTCTCTTTCGCCAAAACAACTCTAGCAGTCACAAATCCAATAAGTTCATCGTTCTGTGGATTGGACCGGCTTTGGTCAACAGCTCCCCAGGACACAATATCACGGCCATTGACAATATTGTGGAAAAACTCAGATTCATACCTAATGAATCATAGAATAATTTTCAGCAATACATTTAAGCTATCTGAACCTTACGAACATGAAAGTAAAGGGACATTCCAACCTTACTGGAAACAGATCTCCATGAATTATTTCAAGAACTGCTAAGTCAGGTGGTTGTATTGGCCTAAAAGATATACTTGGATGGCAGGGAACTTTGAGATTTACCATTGAAGAATGTTGAGTCAATTCCCACAAAATATTTgatgtatttaaaaaataacttCATCCTTCTATGCAAAATTATCCATGCTAGCCAT from Primulina tabacum isolate GXHZ01 chromosome 14, ASM2559414v2, whole genome shotgun sequence includes:
- the LOC142524427 gene encoding histone acetyltransferase MCC1-like isoform X2, translated to MVNLKVPCHPSISFRPIQPPDLAVLEIIHGDLFPVRYESEFFHNIVNGRDIVSWGAVDQSRSNPQNDELIGFVTARVVLAKESEVEDLLSFDSPNSDQTLVYILTLGVLESYRNMGVGNSLMHEVVKFASSISTCRAVYLHVISYNIPAIHLYKKMSFQCLRRLYNFYYINGEHYDSYLFVYYVNGGRSPCSPLELVLLFVSYIKGGFKSIAAKLWKNEEKKKFKWPKFKESSCLLPTVQNKSIATSESARSVPACGIS
- the LOC142524427 gene encoding histone acetyltransferase MCC1-like isoform X1, translating into MVNLKVPCHPSISFRPIQPPDLAVLEIIHGDLFPVRYESEFFHNIVNGRDIVSWGAVDQSRSNPQNDELIGFVTARVVLAKESEVEDLLSFDSPNSDQTLVYILTLGVLESYRNMGVGKFLLFFLDVLFWILLSSSVLKIQFLNRVFSDPGFSASSLMHEVVKFASSISTCRAVYLHVISYNIPAIHLYKKMSFQCLRRLYNFYYINGEHYDSYLFVYYVNGGRSPCSPLELVLLFVSYIKGGFKSIAAKLWKNEEKKKFKWPKFKESSCLLPTVQNKSIATSESARSVPACGIS
- the LOC142524427 gene encoding histone acetyltransferase MCC1-like isoform X3; the protein is MNAIELKVEDLLSFDSPNSDQTLVYILTLGVLESYRNMGVGKFLLFFLDVLFWILLSSSVLKIQFLNRVFSDPGFSASSLMHEVVKFASSISTCRAVYLHVISYNIPAIHLYKKMSFQCLRRLYNFYYINGEHYDSYLFVYYVNGGRSPCSPLELVLLFVSYIKGGFKSIAAKLWKNEEKKKFKWPKFKESSCLLPTVQNKSIATSESARSVPACGIS